From the genome of Haloarcula taiwanensis:
TTCAGCAGGTCGTTCTTGATGGCGTCGACCGAGGTGGCGTCCCGGAGCCCGTCGAGGTACGTCATCGCTCGGCCTCCACGGCGGCGCTCTCGGCGGTTTCAAGCCGACTCGCGAGGTCTTCCACGGTCAACGGCGCGGGCGAGAGCCCGAGGCGCTCGCTCAGCCGGACGACCTGCGGTGGTCGCAGGCTCGCCCGTTCCAGCGTCTCGGCGTCCGAAAAGACTGTCTCCGGCGGTCCGTCGGCGATGACCCGGCCCTCGTCGAGGACGACGACGCGGGTCGCCCACGACGCCGCCAGTTCGAGGTCGTGGGTCGCGACGACGACCGTCTCGACGCGCTGGCCCGCCCGGTCGATGGTCCGCCCGACCTCCGCCCGACTCGCCAGGTCCAGGCTCCCCGTCGGCTCGTCGAGCAGGACGATAGAGGGGTCCGTCGCCAGCCCGATGGCCAGCGAGGCGCGCCGTTGCTGGCCGACGCTCAGCAGGCGGCCGTCGCGGTGCTGGAGCGCGTCGAGGTCGAGGAACTCTATCACGTCGTCGACCCGCTGGTCCACGTCCGGGTACCCACGGTCGCGGAGGTAGTGGGCCACGTCGGCGCGCACCTCGTCCTCGATGAACATCTCCTCGGGGTTCTGGTGAACGTACACCACGTCCTCGGCGAGCGTCTCCGGCAGCGCCGCCCCGGCGTCGACGCCGTCGACGGTCACCTCGCCCGTGTCGGCGCGCTCGATGCCGGTGACGAGGCGCAGCAGCGTCGACTTGCCCGCGCCGTTGCTTCCGACGAGGACGACCCGCTCGTCCGGGTAGAGGTCCAGCGAGAGGCCGTCGAGCGCCTGTCGCGTCCCTTCGCGGAGCGTCTCGTAGCTGTGGGACACGTCCGTGAGAGAGATGACCGGCTCCCGCCCGGCGTCGGCCGCGGCGGACGCGGGGGACGGTTCGACCGCGCCGTCTGCTCGCGCGCCGCCGGCCGCCCGCCCTTCGAACCGCGCCGCGCCGTCGGCGACGGTCACGGGGAGGTCCCCGTCGTCGTCACACACCCGCTCGGCGACGCGGGTCACCTGCGGCGGGTGGACGTCCTGTGCCCGGAGGTCGTCGAGCCTGTTCAGCGCGTCCTCGACCGGGAGCTTCCACTGGACCGCTCCGTCAGCGACCAGCACGACGCTCTCGCAGTACTCCGCGATGAACTCGGTGTGGTGTTCGATGGTGACCACCGTCTTCCCGTGGTCGGCGTTGAGGTCGGTGAGGTGCTCGTAGGTCGACCGGGCGTTGACGGGGTCCAGTTGGGCCGCCGGCTCGTCGACGACGAGTATCTCGGGGTCGAGCGACAGCGCCGCCGCGAGGGCGACGAGGTGCTTCTGGCCGCCCGATAGCTCCCAGATGAACCGGTCTTCGAGCCCGTCGAGGTCCAGCAGGTCGAGTGTGCGGTGGACCCGCTCGCGGTAGTCCTCCCGGCCGTAGTTCAGCGGCGCGAACGCCACCTCCTCGAACACCGTGGGGTTGACCAGCTGATTGTCGAACTCCTGGAACACGTAGCCGACGTGCTGTGAGAGTTCGGCGACCGAACTGCTCGCGGTGTCGAGCCCGGCGACCGTGACGCGCCCGTCGAACGTCCCCTCGTAGAAGTGGGGGACGATGCCGTTGAACGACTTACAGAGGGTCGTCTTGCCGGAGCCGTTCCCGCCGACGACGGCGACGAACTCGCCCGGCTCGATGGTCACGTCGGCCCCGTCGAGGACGTTCTCGTCGGTCCCGGGGTAGCGAAACGACAGGTCGTCGACGACGATGGCGGCGTCGTGTGTTTCGTCCATCGCTGTTCAGGACGGCCGCTGGGTCGCTCGGTACCAGACGACGGCGGCGACGACGGCCGAGACCGCGATGGGGACCGCGATGAAGGTCTGGCCGTACACCTCCAGGAATTCGGGCTCCCAGACGACGTTTATCGCGCCGCCGACCTCGCTGGCCGCTTCGGCGACGAACGCCAGCGGGAAGGCCACAAGCATCGCGAGGAACGCCTTCGCGGAGAACCCGCGCCACATCGAGGCCCCGCGCTCGCCCTCGTAGGGCTCCATCCCCAGCAGCGGTTCGACCTTGCCGTGGAGCTTCGGGTAGAGGTACAGCGCCGGGATGACGCCGAAGACGATGCCGGTGATGACCATCTGCGTGACGAGGTCGACGGCCTCCAGCACGAGGATGCTCTCGGGGAGCCCGGGGACGGCCTCCAGTTCCTCGACGCCGACGTACACCTTGCCGATGTCGATGAACATCGCGAAGAACTCCTCTAAGCCCTCCGCGAGGAACACGACGAGGGCGAGTTGGGTCGTGTTCTCCGGGTCCTGCAGGAGCTTCGCGGCGAAGTAGTAACAGACCGGAATCAGGAGGACCCCCTCCATCGCCCCGAGCCCGTCGAACTCGCCCAGCAGGATTTCGCCGAACACGATTTCGCCGACCGGGACGGCGAGCGCCGCCCAGTAGGTCCGAAAGAGGAGGACCAGGACGACGGGGATGAAGACGAACTCACCGACCCCGAGTTCGAGCGGCCCCAGCGTGAACTCCGGGAGTATCTCTGTCACGGCGTTTTGCAACCCCGTGAGGGACATGACGAGGATGAACACCATCATGTCCTGTTTGTCGAACGTGAACCAGCTCTCTGACGCGGTCGACGTTGCGCTCATGCTTCAGCCCAACCGACATCTGGTTCCCTATTTGAACGCTTATAATAGTACTCTGATAGCTATTGGTCGACAACAGCTCTGTATACGTCTATATGGCGATACGTTCGAACAATTGCTCTCGGCACTCCGTCGCTCGCCACGCGCAGGCAGTACGCTACGAGCCGGTCTATATATTCCAATGTCGTCGATAGAGTGCTCATAGTCACCCTTAGATGGCCGCTTCGAGGACGATACGACGATGCGTCCGCTCTCGGACGGGAGTGACTGGGAGACCTTCGCCGACACCTACTGGCCCGCCTGCGCCGTCGTCGCCGGGTCCGCGCTGTACGTCCTCGTCCAGTTGCTCCTCTGGCCCTGGGAGACCGCCCACGCGCTCCCCGACGTCGTCGGTGAGGGCGCGGTCGTGCTCGCGCTCCTCGCGGCCGTCTTCGTCGTCCAGCGCATCCCGGAGCGGCGACTGTACCGCCCGCTGATGGGCGGGCTCACCGTCTTCCACCTGTTCGCGCTGACGGACTTCCTGGACGAGTTTGTCAGCCCCCCGAACGCCTACGGGCTCCTGTTCGAGAACGGCGCGCAGGCGGTCGGCACCGTCCTGCTGGTCGTCGGTATCTATCGCTGGACGGTCGCTCGCCGGGAGCGAGAACAGGAACTCCAGTCCCGGACCGACCAGCTGGAGGTGCTGAACCGCCTTCTCAGGAACGACGTCCGGAACGACACGATGGTCATCCGGGGGTGGGCCTCGGTGCTCCAGCGCGAGGCGGGGGCCGATGCCGACGACTGCCTCGGCCGAATCGTCGCCGCCGCGAACGGCATCATCGACCTGACCGAGACCACCGAGGAGTTCACGGACGCGCTGACGACGGCCGAGACGGTCGACCTCGAACGGCGGTCGCTGGCCCCGACCATCGAGGGCGAGGTCGAGAAGCTACGGGCCCGGTACGACGGCGCGCGGGTCGAAATCGACGGCTCGCTCCCCCGCGTCGACGTGGTCGCCCACAGCATGCTCCCCGCCGTCTTCCGGAACCTCCTGACGAACGCCGTCGAACACAACGACGCGGCGACGCCGACAGTCCGCGTCAGCGCCGAGCGGGTCGGCGACGCCGTCCACGTCCGCGTCGCCGACAACGGGCCGGGGATTCCCGACGACCGGAAAGACGCCGTCTTCGCCAGGACCGAGTCCGGCGACGGGCCGCCGACCTCCGGGTTCGGGCTCTATCTCGTCAAGACTCTCGTCGCGGAGTTCGGCGGCGACGTTCGGGTCGCCGACGCCGAGACCGGGGGTGCCGTCTTCACCGTCGTGTTGCGGGTCGCCAGCAGCGGCCCGCTCCCCGATTTCGACCCGGTGGACGCACGCTCGCCTCGCTAAACGGTTTAGTGTTCGCTTGCCGTACCCTCGGCCGTGACCGACACCGACGCGACGAGCGGGTCGAAGCGGGGGCCCGAGAACAAGGTCAGCAGGCTCATCGACGAGTACGACCTGGACGGCGTGGGCGCGACCCTCGAACGCCGCTGGACCGCCGACGGCGACGCGGGGGCCAGCCTCCGCGAACTGGCGACCGAGTTCAACCATCGCCTCGTCGAGGCGGCCCTCGCCGCGGAGAACGAGGCCCCGCTCGACGGCGAAGCGGCGAACCTGTACCGCCTGCTCACGGACGACGAGGCGTCGACCGGCGCGCGCACCAAGGCCCGCCACCGCCTCCGCCGGAGCGGCCTCGACGTCGACGCCCTCCGCTCCGACTTCGTCTCGCACCGCGCCGTCCGCTCGTATCTCACCTCCTGTCGCGGAGTGACGCCGCCGTCGGAGCGGGCTGACGACGGTGACGCCCTCGACCGCCGGAAGCGGAGCCTCGACAGGCTCGTCGGCCGACTCGAACGCGTCACCGAGGGGACCGTCCAAGACCTCTCGAACGCGGGCGAACTCACCGTCGACGACGCCGACGTGTACGTCGACGTGCAGGTCCACTGCCCGACCTGCGACGCGCAGTACGAACTCCACGACCTGCTCTCGCGGGGCGGCTGTGACTGCCAGTAGGTCGCCGTCGGGTGATTTCGCCGCTGACTCGAAACCCGTTCCACACGTACGGCTGTAACAGGATTTGCGGGCCTCGGCCGGACCGGCGACTGGCTGCACGTCCGGCTGTTTCGACGAGTCCGCGAAACCCGTTCCAGTCGTACGGCTGTAACGGGTTTACCGCTCGGACGGAAACGACTTTCAGCGGTTCGCGCCTGGGCTGACGCATGGCTCCGTCCTCCGAGACGGCGGAACTGCACGTCGAGAACGTCGGCGGTATCGAATCGACCGAGGTGACGCTCGCTGCCGGCGTCTCGATTCTCACGGGACGGAACGCGACGAACCGGACCTCGCTCCTCCAGGGCCTGATGGCCGCGCTGGGCAGCGAAGCGCCGTCGCTGAAAAGCGACGCGGCGGCGGGCTCGGTGGAACTCACCCTCCGTGGCGAGTCGTACACGCGCACGCTCACGCGCGAGGACGGCGCGGTCACGTTCGACGGGTCGCCGTACCTCGACGCGGACGTGACCGTCGCCGAACTGTTCGCGTTCCTGCTGGAATCAAACGAGGCGCGACAGGCCGTCACCGAGGACGCGGCCCTCCGTGACGTCCTCATGCGGCCGGTCGACACCGAGTCTATCCAGCGCGACATCGAGTCTCTGCGCTCGGAACGCCGGGAAATCGGTCGGCGGCTCGAGGAACTGTCGTCGCTGGAGTCGGACCTGCCGGACCTGCGGGCGCGCCGGGACGAACTCGACGCGGAAATCGAGTCGACCGAGGCCGACCTGGAGGCGGCGCGCCGGGACCTCGACCGGACGACCGCGGCCGACGGCGACCCGACCGACCGGCTCGAGACGCTGCAGGACCTGACAACGGAACTCGACCAGGTCGAGTTCGAACTCGAAGCGGAACGGGACAGCCTCGACGCCGTCCGCGAGGAGTGTGCGGACCTCGAACGGTCGCTCTCGGACCTCCCGGCGGCCCCCGAAGAGGAACTGGACGCGGTGGCGTCCGAGCTGTCCGACTGCCGTGAGCGGAAACAGCGCCTCGACTCCGACATCACGGAGCTCCAACAGACCATCCAGTTCAACGAGCGCCTGCTCGAGGGCGACGACCGCTCGATTCCACGGCCGCCGACCGCGGACCGGTCGGAGTCCGACGGGGTCGTCTGCTGGACCTGCGGGTCGGCCGTCGACCCCGCCGACATCGAGCGGACGGTCGACCAGCTCCGGACGCTCCAGTCGGAGCGCCGCGAGGAACGCGCCGCGGTCAGCGAGCGCATCGACGCGCTGCTCGACCGACAGGCGGAGCTCCGGGAGAGCAAGCGCCAGCGCGAGGACCTCGAAAACCGGCTGGACGAACTCACGGCCGAACGCGACGACCGCGCCCGCCGCGTCGAGGAACTTCAACAGCGCCGTGAGGACCTCCGGAGCGAGGTCGAGGCGGTCCGGGAGTCGGTCGGCGGCCCCGACGCGCCGGCCCAGTCCGACACGCTCGACCGACACCGCGCCGTCAACCGCCTGGAGTTCGAACTCGAACAGCTCCGGTCCGACCGGGCGACCGTCGCCGAGGACATCGACGCCCTGCAGCGCGAACTCGACCAGCGCGAGGACCTCGTCGCTCGGCGGGACGACATCGACGCGGAGATAGCGTCGCTTCGGGGGCATATCGAACGCCTCGAACGGGCCGCGGTCGCGGAGTTCAACGACCACATGAGCCAGGTGCTGGACGTCCTCGACTACTCGCGGCTCGCCCGCATCTGGATCGAACGACAGCCCGAGGAAGACGGGTCGGGGACCGGGCTCCCCGAGAGCGAGTTCGTCCTCCACATCGTCCGCCGGACCGACGACGGAACGACCTACGAGGACGTCATTGAGCACCTCAGCGAGTCCGAGCGCGAGGTCACGGGGCTGGTGTTCGCCCTCGCCGGCTACCTCGTCCACGAGGTGTACGAGACGGTCCCGTTCATGCTGCTGGACTCGCTGGAAGCCATCGACTCGGAGCGAATCAGCGACCTGGTGGGGTACGTCAGGCCATACACGGACTTCCTCGTCGTCGCGCTCCTCCCCGAGGACGCGCAGGCGCTCCCGGACTCCTACCACCGGATTCGAAACGTCTGACGGCGGTCAGGCGCTCCGCGCCCTCTCGCGGGCCTCGGCGGGGTCGTCGCCGTCGCGCAGGACGCTCTCGACGAACAGTTCGCCCGCCCGGTACGACGAGCGGACCATCGGCCCCGAAGCGCAGTACAGGAAGTCGAACTCCTCCTCAGCGACCTGCCGCCAGGTGTCGAAGGCGTCCGGGTGGACGTACTCCGAGACTTCGAGGTGCGAGCGGGAGGGCTGGAGGTACTGGCCGAACGTCACCACGTCGACGCCGGCCTGCCGGAGGTCCGACAGCGTCTGGTACACCTCGTGGGCGTACTCGCCGACGCCAAGCATCAGGCTGGTCTTCGTGTACACGTCGCTCTCTCGGTCGACCTGCCGGAGCACCGAGAGGGACTGCTCGTAGCCCGCCCGACGGTCCCGGACCGGCCACTGGAGGCGGTCGACCGTCTCGATGTTGTGGGCGATGACGTCCGGGTCGGCGTCTATAATCTTCCGTACGAGGTCCGGCTCACCCTGAAAATCGGGGATGAGACACTCGACGAGAATCGAGGGGTCCCGGTCCTTGATGGCCCGGATCGTCTCGGCGAAGTGGCCCGCGCCCTGGTCGGGCAAGTCGTCGCGGTCGACACTCGTCAGTACTACGTAGTCCAGCCCGATATCCGCGACAGCGTCGGCCACCTGTTGTGGCTCGTCAGGGTCCAGCGGCTCCATCCCGCCCGTCTCCACGTCACAGAAGTTACAGCCCCGCGAACAGCGGTCGCCCATCAGCATGAACGTGGCTGTCCCCGGTCCGTCGCGCCCGGTCCAGCACTCCCCGAGGTTGGGGCAGTTAGCCTCTTCACAGACCGTGTTGAGGTTTCGATCCCGGAGCGTCTGCTTGATATCGGTGAACCGCTCGCCCGACGGTGGCCGCATCTTCAGCCAGTCAGGCTTGCGCGAACGACTCATTACCCGGAGTTCGGTTCGCCCGGTGAAAAACGTGCGGGGCTCACGCGGTCTCCCGTATAGCGTGTGAACGACAATCGACTGGTCCGGCAACCGGATCGAAACGGTGGTCGGCGGCGTACTTCCGAGCACTCACTTTGCTGTCCGCGTTGCCGGCTCATGCCCGACAGACGGCAAGCATGTGTGCGGACATGTCGACGGCGGTCCGGTCCGTCCGGAGTTCGTCGACGAGCGCTCGGACACCGGCCCGCTCGCGCGCTGACAGCTCGTCAGCGGTTCCCCGGAGCGGGGCGGCGGCAAGTACCGACGCCAGCCCTTCCAGTCCGACCAGCGTCTCGACGGTTGCTCCGCCCGCCTCTAGCAGCGCCTCGAACTCGTCGGCACGGAAAAAATGGGTCTCGGTGAACGCCGCGTCGTGACCGAGTTGCGCCACGAACGGACGGTCGTAGTCGCCCGTTTCGGCCAGTTCGGCCGCATGGACAAGGTGGTCCGACCCGCCAACCAGCGAGAGCACCAGCCAATTGAGCCGCCCCATAACGGATGCAAACACTGGACACGCAGCTTTTGTCACCCGCATAAGCTCCTGCACGGCAGCCACGCGTCCGTCGGCGTCGAGCACGTGCGAGAGCGGCCCACCCAGACACAGCGTCGCGTCGAATGCGTCCCGGTCGAACTCGAGGTCGCGTACGTCCCCCGCCCTGACGGTCACCCGCTCCTCGTGCCCGTGCTCGGCGATCTTCTTCT
Proteins encoded in this window:
- a CDS encoding cobalt ABC transporter ATP-binding protein, coding for MDETHDAAIVVDDLSFRYPGTDENVLDGADVTIEPGEFVAVVGGNGSGKTTLCKSFNGIVPHFYEGTFDGRVTVAGLDTASSSVAELSQHVGYVFQEFDNQLVNPTVFEEVAFAPLNYGREDYRERVHRTLDLLDLDGLEDRFIWELSGGQKHLVALAAALSLDPEILVVDEPAAQLDPVNARSTYEHLTDLNADHGKTVVTIEHHTEFIAEYCESVVLVADGAVQWKLPVEDALNRLDDLRAQDVHPPQVTRVAERVCDDDGDLPVTVADGAARFEGRAAGGARADGAVEPSPASAAADAGREPVISLTDVSHSYETLREGTRQALDGLSLDLYPDERVVLVGSNGAGKSTLLRLVTGIERADTGEVTVDGVDAGAALPETLAEDVVYVHQNPEEMFIEDEVRADVAHYLRDRGYPDVDQRVDDVIEFLDLDALQHRDGRLLSVGQQRRASLAIGLATDPSIVLLDEPTGSLDLASRAEVGRTIDRAGQRVETVVVATHDLELAASWATRVVVLDEGRVIADGPPETVFSDAETLERASLRPPQVVRLSERLGLSPAPLTVEDLASRLETAESAAVEAER
- a CDS encoding lipoyl synthase, which produces MSRSRKPDWLKMRPPSGERFTDIKQTLRDRNLNTVCEEANCPNLGECWTGRDGPGTATFMLMGDRCSRGCNFCDVETGGMEPLDPDEPQQVADAVADIGLDYVVLTSVDRDDLPDQGAGHFAETIRAIKDRDPSILVECLIPDFQGEPDLVRKIIDADPDVIAHNIETVDRLQWPVRDRRAGYEQSLSVLRQVDRESDVYTKTSLMLGVGEYAHEVYQTLSDLRQAGVDVVTFGQYLQPSRSHLEVSEYVHPDAFDTWRQVAEEEFDFLYCASGPMVRSSYRAGELFVESVLRDGDDPAEARERARSA
- a CDS encoding SAM-dependent methyltransferase codes for the protein MPLSDPEDYYDENDESEWDRLAATLHGQLEWTGTVEQLEANLPDTGRVLDVGGGAGRYAVWLAEQGYDVTLVDPSEGQRALAQKKIAEHGHEERVTVRAGDVRDLEFDRDAFDATLCLGGPLSHVLDADGRVAAVQELMRVTKAACPVFASVMGRLNWLVLSLVGGSDHLVHAAELAETGDYDRPFVAQLGHDAAFTETHFFRADEFEALLEAGGATVETLVGLEGLASVLAAAPLRGTADELSARERAGVRALVDELRTDRTAVDMSAHMLAVCRA